The Streptosporangiales bacterium genome segment GAGGTCGACGCGTTCGACGACCCGTTCGTACGCCGCCAGGACGGCGTCGGGCACCTCGACGCCGAGGTCGCGCTGCGCCCTGAGCACGGCCAGCCACAGCCGGCGTTCGAGCACCACCTTGTGCTCCGTGGACCAGAGCTCCGTCATCGGCGCTGACGCGTACCTGCCGGCGAGCACGTCCGGGATCGTGGTCTTACCGCGCATGACCCCAGTTTCCCACCTGTGCACCCGCGGGGCGGCGGCACATGACGGCGGCTCAGCCGTCGAGCCTGGTGACGGTACTGCCTCATCGGTGTCGCGCCGCTGGAGTACACGGCCGCGTGCGCCGCGGCAGATCACCGTGAGCCGGTGGCGGTGCTCTCCGGGTAGCCAGGCACCGCCGCTCGGTCCACTGCGGATCGTAGCAGGGCAACTGCAGGTGAGCCGGAATCCCGCGGAGTTGTTCGTCTCGTACCCAACGACGGCAGGTGACCGGCGAGGCCGTTCCGACAGGCATTCGGCGGTCGGGATACCCTCGCAGCAGAGGAGACGAAAGCTGGTTGGTGTGCGTTCGTACCGTGACGTGCCTACGACGTCCGTAGTTGGTGGTAATGGCGATTCGTGGGTGACGTGGTCGGGTCCTGCCGATCCTGGCCGGCTCTCCCGGCAGTTGCGGATCGCACACGAACGGTTCGTTACCACGGGCGTGCCCGCCGCGCACCTGCGGTTGCTGGTGGCCGACTCGTGGCGCCGCAGCCTCAGCTCCGGCGTCGATCCCGACCGGATCGCCGTGCCTCTCGACCTGGTCGGCGACGAGCTCGAGGAGTACCGGCGGGCACATCCGCTCGCCGCGGTCATGCCGATCG includes the following:
- a CDS encoding adenylosuccinate lyase, encoding MRGKTTIPDVLAGRYASAPMTELWSTEHKVVLERRLWLAVLRAQRDLGVEVPDAVLAAYERVVERVDL